From Coriobacteriaceae bacterium, a single genomic window includes:
- the ruvA gene encoding Holliday junction branch migration protein RuvA: MISQLHGTLVEATMSSAVVDVSGVGFELGISGGTAATLPTPGGEVRLYTRMQVREDAMTLFGFSSKDERTMFDRLVSVSGVGPRLALAVLSTYTVGQLYSLVMAEDDKGMAKVPGVGKKTAQRLILELKSTFAKDKGFVPVDAIPGQVAMPVPAAAPSAIDDARAALLSMGFSPQETDVALSGYDGQDMRVEDLLGAALKRLGMDA; encoded by the coding sequence ATGATTTCCCAGCTCCATGGAACGCTTGTCGAGGCCACGATGAGCTCGGCCGTCGTCGACGTGTCGGGCGTTGGCTTTGAACTCGGCATTTCTGGCGGCACTGCGGCCACGTTGCCGACGCCCGGCGGCGAGGTCCGCCTCTACACGCGTATGCAGGTGCGCGAGGACGCCATGACACTTTTCGGTTTTTCTTCAAAGGATGAGCGCACGATGTTCGACCGGCTCGTGTCCGTCTCGGGCGTTGGCCCGCGCTTGGCGCTCGCCGTACTTTCCACCTATACCGTGGGACAGCTGTATTCCCTGGTGATGGCCGAGGACGACAAGGGCATGGCCAAGGTGCCCGGCGTGGGCAAAAAGACCGCCCAGCGCCTCATCTTGGAGCTCAAGAGCACCTTTGCCAAGGACAAGGGCTTTGTGCCGGTCGATGCGATCCCCGGTCAGGTTGCGATGCCCGTGCCCGCCGCCGCTCCTTCGGCGATCGATGACGCCCGTGCGGCACTCCTTTCCATGGGCTTTAGCCCGCAGGAGACCGATGTCGCTCTGAGCGGGTATGATGGGCAGGATATGCGTGTCGAGGATTTGCTCGGCGCGGCGCTTAAGCGACTCGGAATGGATGCGTGA
- the ruvC gene encoding crossover junction endodeoxyribonuclease RuvC, with protein MVILGIDPGLAHTGWGIIEERRGEVRCRAYGCIETSAGSPLAVRLSHIARDLKGVVERYRPDTAAIESIYFGANVRSAIPTAHARGAALVALSECALEIGEYTPMQIKQAVVGTGAADKRQVAYMVRTLTQLDHDPHPDHAADALACAICHVNLSRTRALTGGEFYQQRGTGY; from the coding sequence TTGGTTATCTTGGGCATTGACCCCGGTTTGGCTCATACGGGTTGGGGGATTATCGAGGAGCGGCGTGGCGAGGTTCGCTGCCGTGCCTATGGCTGCATCGAGACCAGCGCGGGTAGTCCGCTCGCGGTGCGCCTGTCGCATATCGCCCGCGACCTCAAGGGCGTCGTGGAGCGTTATCGACCCGATACCGCTGCCATCGAGAGCATTTACTTTGGCGCCAACGTTCGCTCGGCCATCCCTACGGCGCATGCCCGCGGTGCCGCGCTCGTGGCGCTTTCGGAATGCGCGCTCGAGATTGGCGAGTACACGCCTATGCAGATTAAACAGGCTGTTGTGGGCACCGGAGCCGCGGACAAACGGCAGGTCGCGTATATGGTTCGTACGCTCACGCAGCTCGACCACGACCCGCATCCCGACCATGCCGCCGATGCCCTGGCTTGCGCCATCTGCCACGTAAACCTCAGCCGCACCCGTGCCCTTACCGGTGGCGAGTTCTATCAACAGAGAGGAACCGGATACTGA